Proteins encoded within one genomic window of Candidatus Nezhaarchaeota archaeon:
- a CDS encoding 30S ribosomal protein S19e has protein sequence MSEVLKVPPALLIEELAVYLRENLSDIIKPPPWAFIVKTGPSRERPPARKDWWYVRSAAILRKLYLYGPVGVGSLRTAFGSRQRPGVRGREHFRKAGGAIIRKILQQLEQAGLVEKSGNKGRVLTPKGRSLLDRIAHKIFRELQKNMPELRKYA, from the coding sequence ATGTCTGAGGTGTTGAAGGTCCCCCCAGCGCTGCTAATAGAGGAATTGGCAGTCTACTTAAGGGAGAATCTATCTGACATCATAAAGCCTCCCCCATGGGCTTTCATAGTTAAGACTGGACCAAGTAGGGAGAGACCGCCTGCAAGGAAGGATTGGTGGTACGTTAGAAGTGCTGCTATACTTAGAAAGCTCTACCTGTACGGTCCTGTTGGTGTTGGCAGCTTAAGGACGGCCTTCGGATCAAGACAAAGACCGGGTGTAAGGGGTAGAGAGCACTTTAGGAAGGCTGGTGGTGCGATAATAAGGAAGATACTTCAGCAATTAGAGCAGGCAGGACTGGTAGAGAAGTCCGGTAACAAGGGGCGCGTCTTAACCCCTAAAGGTAGGTCCCTCCTCGATAGAATTGCTCACAAGATCTTTAGGGAACTTCAGAAAAATATGCCAGAGCTAAGAAAGTATGCTTAG
- the dph5 gene encoding diphthine synthase: MSLIFIGIGLTAKGLTIEGLNEAQRADHVFIDMYTSLIPHDDIRTLQNLIGKDIKPLHRSDVEGRGAHELLKLSERGTVALLVIGDPFIATTHIALRLEAIKRGIKVKYIPSASIISVVPGLTGLSSYKFGRPATIVFPDKGPNNVAYDAIKDNLSRGLHTLLYLDLEVESQRAMTINEALRLLLDVEAQRAEGVVREDMLIVGVARACWSNGIVKAAKLSKLIDYDFGPPPHVLVVPGPLHFIEYEALKALASMED, encoded by the coding sequence TTGAGCTTGATCTTCATAGGTATAGGGCTTACAGCGAAAGGCTTAACTATTGAGGGCCTTAATGAGGCTCAGAGAGCAGACCACGTCTTCATAGACATGTACACGAGCTTAATCCCCCACGATGATATTCGCACGCTTCAAAACCTCATAGGCAAGGACATAAAGCCTCTCCACAGATCAGATGTGGAAGGTCGTGGAGCACACGAGCTATTGAAGTTAAGTGAAAGAGGAACTGTCGCGCTATTAGTAATAGGAGACCCATTCATAGCTACTACCCACATAGCTCTTAGATTAGAAGCCATTAAAAGGGGTATAAAGGTCAAGTACATACCCTCAGCTTCCATTATAAGTGTGGTACCAGGTTTAACAGGTCTATCGAGCTACAAGTTTGGAAGACCTGCTACAATAGTTTTCCCAGACAAGGGACCAAACAACGTTGCCTACGATGCTATAAAGGACAATCTATCTCGCGGCCTCCACACTCTGCTTTACTTAGACTTAGAAGTTGAGAGTCAGAGGGCCATGACCATCAACGAAGCCCTAAGATTGCTACTCGATGTTGAAGCTCAGAGAGCTGAAGGAGTCGTGAGAGAAGACATGTTAATTGTGGGGGTTGCAAGAGCTTGCTGGAGCAATGGAATCGTAAAGGCAGCCAAGCTCTCCAAGCTCATCGACTACGATTTTGGCCCTCCGCCACACGTATTAGTTGTGCCGGGACCATTACACTTCATAGAGTACGAAGCCCTTAAAGCCCTTGCAAGTATGGAGGATTAA
- the twy1 gene encoding 4-demethylwyosine synthase TYW1, giving the protein MLLQSTSLTIMDLLRQQKYQLIGSKKTAAVKKCHWLHIALTSNRFCYKSWYGIESHRCIQMTPTLACPNSCLHCWRIERGDPGTPSWREEDFLTHDDEKAIFEQAIKAQFRILSGYKSNPKVIRERYIEALHPKHFAISLAGEPTLYNRLGEFIELCRSRGFTTFLVTNGMYPERLASLIDRGRPSQLYISVNASSSEKFMALSRCSLIDGWQRLMNSLKLLKEFKCPTVIRITLIKGVNDHESDIEGFAKLVSLAEPWYVEVKGYMYLGYSRFRLELNNMPKHNDVLDFAEKLSKVCGYDLVAESLASRVALLSRIGEPMKVRP; this is encoded by the coding sequence ATGCTGTTGCAATCAACTTCGTTAACGATAATGGACTTATTAAGGCAGCAGAAATACCAACTAATTGGCAGTAAAAAGACGGCTGCAGTCAAGAAGTGTCACTGGCTTCACATCGCCTTGACAAGCAATAGGTTTTGCTACAAAAGCTGGTATGGAATTGAAAGTCATAGATGTATACAAATGACGCCGACACTCGCATGCCCGAATAGCTGTCTTCATTGTTGGAGGATTGAAAGAGGGGATCCAGGTACCCCTTCTTGGAGGGAAGAGGATTTCTTAACTCACGACGACGAAAAAGCAATATTTGAGCAAGCCATTAAAGCTCAATTTAGGATTTTAAGCGGCTATAAATCTAATCCTAAGGTGATACGAGAGAGGTATATTGAAGCATTACATCCAAAGCACTTTGCCATAAGCCTTGCAGGAGAGCCAACATTGTACAACAGGCTTGGAGAATTCATAGAGCTGTGTAGGAGCAGGGGCTTCACAACGTTCCTTGTTACTAACGGCATGTATCCTGAGAGGTTAGCAAGCCTAATAGATAGAGGTAGACCTTCACAACTTTACATATCCGTTAATGCCTCATCAAGCGAGAAGTTCATGGCCTTATCGAGGTGTAGTCTAATTGATGGATGGCAAAGGTTAATGAATAGTTTGAAGCTTCTTAAGGAGTTCAAGTGCCCAACGGTCATCAGGATCACTTTAATAAAAGGAGTAAACGATCACGAAAGTGACATAGAGGGTTTTGCTAAATTAGTATCACTTGCTGAACCGTGGTATGTCGAGGTAAAGGGCTATATGTACTTAGGGTACTCGAGATTTAGACTTGAACTCAATAACATGCCTAAGCACAATGACGTTCTTGACTTTGCAGAAAAATTGAGTAAAGTGTGTGGTTACGATTTAGTAGCCGAGAGTCTTGCCTCGAGGGTTGCACTACTTTCCAGGATTGGTGAGCCCATGAAGGTACGCCCTTAA
- the rtcA gene encoding RNA 3'-terminal phosphate cyclase, which yields MIEVDGSMLEGGGQILRMSVALSATTGTPIKVFNIRAKRKDPGLKAQHMTAIKAVAALVDAEVTGLTLGSRELTFKPKDIKGGSFRFDIGTAGSTTLVLQSLLPAAAFAPSRVNVEIIGGTNNPLAPPVDYVLHVLRPTVAKMGYNFDINILRRGFYPKGGGIVRVSITPVAKLKSIRLEDIGRVKVIRGISYSSRLPDHIAKRMADSASKVLKKAGFDTEIDLEILQPGHPKCALNPGCGIVLWAETSEGAILGSDSLGEVGKPAEKVGEEAATKLLEEIEVGATVDRHMADQLIVYMTLAEGRSLIKVRELTMHALTCIELSKKLIPGVSFEIEEGKPNVVICKGIGLRNKFLTA from the coding sequence GTGATAGAAGTTGACGGTAGTATGCTGGAAGGTGGAGGCCAAATACTCAGAATGTCCGTAGCCCTCTCAGCTACGACGGGTACACCCATAAAAGTCTTCAATATAAGAGCTAAGAGGAAGGATCCTGGACTAAAAGCTCAACACATGACAGCCATAAAGGCCGTTGCAGCCCTCGTAGATGCAGAAGTTACGGGCCTAACTTTAGGATCGAGGGAGCTGACGTTTAAACCCAAGGACATTAAAGGAGGGAGCTTTAGGTTTGACATTGGGACCGCCGGATCTACAACCCTGGTGCTTCAGAGCCTACTACCAGCAGCAGCCTTTGCACCCTCAAGAGTCAACGTTGAGATAATTGGTGGTACCAATAATCCTCTAGCACCACCTGTAGACTATGTTCTTCACGTTCTAAGACCTACCGTAGCGAAGATGGGCTACAACTTTGATATAAACATCTTGAGGAGAGGTTTTTACCCCAAAGGTGGGGGGATAGTGAGGGTTTCGATAACTCCAGTTGCGAAGCTTAAGTCCATAAGGCTAGAGGACATAGGAAGAGTGAAAGTTATTAGAGGAATCTCCTATAGCTCAAGGTTACCTGATCACATAGCAAAAAGGATGGCTGATAGTGCCTCAAAAGTTCTGAAGAAAGCCGGGTTTGATACTGAAATAGACCTTGAGATCTTGCAACCTGGACATCCCAAGTGTGCTTTGAATCCCGGCTGTGGCATAGTGCTGTGGGCTGAGACATCAGAGGGAGCCATTTTAGGCTCAGATAGCCTTGGAGAAGTGGGAAAGCCAGCTGAGAAGGTCGGTGAAGAAGCAGCTACGAAACTCTTGGAGGAGATAGAGGTTGGAGCTACTGTTGATAGGCACATGGCTGATCAATTGATAGTGTACATGACATTGGCTGAGGGCAGGTCCTTAATCAAGGTGAGGGAGCTCACCATGCATGCTTTGACGTGCATTGAGCTTAGCAAGAAGTTGATACCTGGAGTATCGTTTGAAATTGAAGAAGGTAAACCTAACGTTGTAATATGTAAGGGTATAGGGCTGAGGAACAAGTTCTTAACTGCTTAG
- the ftsY gene encoding signal recognition particle-docking protein FtsY — translation MLTFLKSKLKSLFQEITTKELDEKDLSCVAEKLRLALIESDVALPVAFEIVDSVVSSLKGVRIGRTESVYQVVSRSLRETLYKMFSSIPQIDLVSEAMKRKKEGKVFVVMFVGPNGHGKTLTVAKIANLLLKNNLSVVLACSDTFRAGAQEQLEVHASRLGVKIVRHRYGADPAAVAYDAIMHAQARGMSCVLIDTAGRLQTDKGLMEELRKVARVAKPDFKVLVVDALTGNDAYDMAIKFNEAVGIDATVLTKVDADVKGGAAISISFATRKPIIYFGTGQGYDDLKPFDVQWLLDRILPPD, via the coding sequence TTGCTAACGTTCTTAAAGAGCAAGTTAAAGTCTCTCTTTCAAGAGATAACGACAAAAGAACTTGACGAAAAGGACCTATCATGTGTAGCTGAAAAATTACGCTTAGCATTGATTGAAAGTGATGTAGCTCTTCCAGTTGCTTTCGAAATAGTTGACAGTGTTGTATCGTCTCTTAAGGGGGTTAGGATAGGGAGAACCGAAAGCGTCTATCAAGTGGTATCAAGGAGCCTTAGAGAAACTTTGTACAAGATGTTTTCGTCAATACCACAAATAGACTTAGTATCGGAGGCTATGAAGAGAAAGAAAGAGGGAAAAGTCTTTGTCGTAATGTTCGTGGGACCTAATGGGCATGGCAAAACCCTAACGGTAGCGAAGATTGCGAACTTGCTATTAAAGAACAACCTCTCAGTGGTACTAGCTTGCAGTGACACATTTAGAGCTGGAGCTCAAGAGCAGCTAGAAGTTCACGCGTCCAGGCTTGGTGTGAAGATCGTGAGGCATAGATATGGAGCTGATCCAGCTGCTGTCGCTTATGATGCCATCATGCACGCTCAGGCAAGGGGTATGAGTTGCGTACTAATAGACACTGCTGGCCGCCTTCAAACAGATAAAGGCTTGATGGAGGAGCTTAGGAAAGTGGCACGTGTTGCCAAGCCTGACTTCAAGGTGCTGGTAGTTGATGCGCTTACAGGTAACGACGCTTACGACATGGCCATAAAGTTTAATGAAGCCGTAGGAATCGACGCCACGGTGCTCACTAAAGTTGATGCAGATGTTAAGGGAGGAGCTGCGATATCTATAAGTTTCGCTACGCGCAAGCCCATAATCTACTTTGGTACTGGACAAGGGTACGACGACTTAAAGCCCTTCGATGTACAATGGCTCCTCGACAGAATACTTCCACCAGACTAA
- the psmB gene encoding archaeal proteasome endopeptidase complex subunit beta gives MSTYWAIGATTVGVKVDSGVVLSSEKRVSYGFTVTSKSAKKIFKITDYLGIACAGLIGDMQAIARSLRAEVRLYELDLNRRMPIKAAAKLLANILFSQRYMPLMSETLVGGIDDTGPHLYVLDAIGSLIEDDYAALGSGATIAIGILEANYRKDMTVDEAKNLAIRAVRAAIERDALSGDGIDLLIITKEGVEEKFEAVK, from the coding sequence ATGAGCACTTATTGGGCAATTGGCGCTACCACGGTCGGGGTAAAGGTTGATAGTGGAGTGGTGTTGTCCTCAGAGAAGAGGGTCAGTTACGGCTTTACCGTAACGAGCAAGTCAGCAAAGAAGATCTTTAAGATAACAGACTACTTAGGAATAGCTTGTGCGGGCTTAATAGGAGATATGCAAGCAATAGCTAGAAGCTTAAGAGCCGAAGTAAGGCTCTACGAATTAGATCTAAATAGGAGAATGCCTATTAAGGCTGCAGCTAAACTGCTGGCAAACATACTCTTCAGTCAGCGGTACATGCCCTTGATGAGTGAGACACTCGTCGGCGGCATAGATGATACAGGTCCCCACCTTTACGTTTTAGATGCCATAGGTTCACTAATAGAGGATGATTATGCAGCTCTCGGTAGTGGTGCAACCATAGCTATAGGTATACTTGAAGCTAATTATAGAAAAGATATGACAGTAGATGAAGCGAAAAACTTAGCTATAAGAGCTGTCAGGGCTGCCATCGAGAGAGACGCTTTAAGTGGAGATGGCATAGACTTACTAATTATAACTAAGGAGGGCGTGGAAGAGAAGTTCGAAGCAGTAAAGTAA
- the pdxT gene encoding pyridoxal 5'-phosphate synthase glutaminase subunit PdxT, which produces MLKLGVLAIQGAISEHVEALKLALSKLDLSGSIELVKRPSDVGKVQGIVIPGGESTVIGRVAEKIGLLKVLRNEIESGLPAFGTCAGAILLAKEVYDAKTGKVDQPLIGTMDIKIVRNYYGRQKESFEVDLSIPVIGDKPFRGVFIRAPAIESVGSKVEVLAIYEGLPVLVRQDKMLAATFHPELTNDTRIHELFIKNILCS; this is translated from the coding sequence GTGCTCAAGTTAGGTGTCCTGGCAATTCAAGGAGCCATCTCAGAGCACGTAGAGGCATTGAAGCTGGCACTATCTAAACTGGATCTGAGTGGAAGCATAGAGCTGGTCAAGAGACCAAGCGATGTAGGGAAGGTTCAAGGAATAGTGATACCTGGAGGCGAAAGCACAGTTATAGGTAGGGTAGCTGAGAAAATCGGTTTACTCAAGGTCTTAAGAAATGAGATAGAGAGTGGACTGCCGGCATTCGGTACGTGTGCTGGAGCCATATTGCTAGCTAAGGAAGTTTATGATGCGAAAACTGGTAAAGTCGATCAACCGCTCATAGGGACCATGGACATAAAAATTGTTAGAAACTACTATGGTAGGCAGAAAGAGTCCTTTGAAGTCGACCTCTCAATCCCAGTAATAGGCGACAAACCCTTCCGAGGGGTCTTCATAAGAGCTCCGGCAATAGAGTCTGTTGGCAGTAAAGTTGAGGTCTTAGCTATTTACGAAGGTCTCCCAGTCCTCGTGCGGCAAGACAAAATGCTGGCAGCAACATTTCACCCGGAACTAACAAACGACACGAGGATACATGAGTTATTCATAAAGAACATTCTCTGTTCTTGA
- a CDS encoding YhbY family RNA-binding protein, with protein sequence MKESIKKRLKEKMMERADVNVGKHGLANSVLKEIDRRLNDKEVVKVRILRSALVAEGIEDRKKLAENLAKKLNVDAMEIRGYTVVLYRKRRKRTL encoded by the coding sequence GTGAAGGAGAGTATTAAGAAGAGACTTAAAGAGAAGATGATGGAGAGAGCCGATGTAAACGTAGGTAAGCATGGTTTAGCAAACTCCGTTCTAAAGGAGATCGATAGGAGGCTTAATGACAAAGAGGTGGTGAAGGTTAGAATACTGAGATCCGCGCTGGTGGCTGAAGGTATTGAGGACAGGAAGAAGCTCGCAGAGAACCTGGCTAAGAAGCTAAACGTTGATGCGATGGAGATTAGGGGGTACACAGTCGTCCTCTATAGAAAGCGGAGAAAGAGAACACTTTAA
- a CDS encoding ribonuclease P — translation MPCKEQKIKIKTIAIERIKRLFEMADYMFRVNSELSHRYVELARKIAMRCKVRIPRELRRRFCHRCYKFLKPGVNCRVRLAKRREPHIVITCLECGNVMRFNLRGLKCEGEY, via the coding sequence ATGCCTTGCAAGGAGCAAAAGATCAAGATAAAGACCATTGCCATTGAGAGGATAAAGAGGCTTTTCGAGATGGCTGACTACATGTTCCGCGTAAATTCAGAGCTATCTCACAGGTACGTTGAGTTAGCTAGGAAAATAGCCATGAGGTGTAAGGTGAGGATACCAAGAGAGTTGAGGAGAAGGTTCTGCCACCGCTGCTACAAGTTCTTAAAGCCAGGAGTTAACTGTAGGGTTAGATTAGCTAAGAGGAGGGAGCCGCACATAGTGATAACATGTCTTGAATGTGGTAACGTCATGAGGTTCAACCTAAGGGGTTTGAAGTGTGAAGGAGAGTATTAA
- the pfdA gene encoding prefoldin subunit alpha — protein sequence MEKSGSTKYSREDVSRVVTEWQYLQSLAEVLKQRIDLALAAINEMEGTIQAIDELSKVVGEAEVLFMLGANAYAKGKIVDTKKILVNIGANILVEKSLEDAKKFFESRIDTLRRVVAETQQQLASVSARISKLEPELRKIAESQVGG from the coding sequence TTGGAGAAGAGCGGCAGTACTAAATACTCGCGAGAGGATGTAAGTAGAGTAGTTACGGAGTGGCAGTATCTCCAAAGCTTAGCTGAAGTACTTAAGCAAAGGATCGACTTAGCATTAGCAGCAATAAACGAAATGGAGGGTACGATACAAGCCATAGATGAGCTGAGCAAAGTAGTAGGAGAGGCTGAAGTTCTCTTCATGCTTGGTGCAAACGCTTACGCTAAGGGCAAGATAGTCGATACTAAGAAGATATTAGTTAACATCGGAGCGAACATTCTCGTCGAGAAGAGCTTAGAAGACGCCAAGAAGTTCTTCGAATCTCGGATAGATACTTTGAGGAGAGTGGTTGCTGAAACACAGCAGCAGTTAGCCAGCGTCTCAGCTAGAATTTCGAAGCTTGAACCAGAGCTTAGAAAGATAGCTGAAAGCCAAGTTGGAGGTTAA
- a CDS encoding 50S ribosomal protein L39e, which produces MARYKHVARKKRLAKAFKQNSAVPVWVIAKTNRSFRSHPKLRYWRRVKLKV; this is translated from the coding sequence GTGGCAAGATACAAGCATGTAGCAAGAAAGAAGAGGTTAGCTAAGGCCTTCAAGCAGAACAGTGCCGTCCCTGTCTGGGTTATCGCTAAGACTAACAGGAGTTTTAGGTCCCATCCGAAGCTTAGGTATTGGAGAAGAGTTAAACTAAAAGTATGA
- a CDS encoding DNA-binding protein — MVVVTAIDEVPDKELEEIRQRKLAELQKKIAMAEEQERLRREYEARKQAVLRAILTPEARMRLSNIKMVRPDFAEQLEVQLIQLAQAGRIPIPITDEQLKKILENLQPPRREIKIRRV; from the coding sequence GTGGTTGTAGTGACTGCAATCGATGAGGTCCCAGACAAAGAGCTCGAGGAGATAAGGCAGAGAAAGCTTGCTGAGCTTCAAAAGAAGATAGCGATGGCTGAAGAGCAAGAGAGACTTAGGAGAGAGTATGAAGCGAGGAAGCAAGCGGTATTGAGAGCTATCCTTACGCCAGAGGCTAGAATGAGGTTGTCGAACATAAAGATGGTGAGACCAGACTTTGCGGAACAGCTTGAAGTCCAATTAATCCAATTAGCTCAAGCTGGTAGGATACCAATTCCGATAACTGACGAACAATTAAAGAAGATACTCGAGAATCTTCAACCTCCTCGAAGAGAGATAAAGATTAGGAGGGTTTGA
- a CDS encoding 16S rRNA methyltransferase, with protein MERQRIAIVLVDASLELVPREIAKHPAVVKTAKRRRKSPLTILLDKSLHYHAMKGLPFQEKRGRPDIVHLCMVEVLESPLCSKRYVQLYLHTIGGQVIKVRSDVRLPKNYNRFVGLMEQLLVFGKVPVKGEALLEILGKGLNKVFEDFKPSRKILLSEGGSRVTPMDLAERVLKEGERVAIMIGAFPHGDFSDEVKSMADEVVSIYDEVLEGFVVTSILMRALEFKVGLYNLNRGNV; from the coding sequence ATGGAGAGGCAGCGAATAGCCATAGTCCTAGTGGATGCATCACTTGAGCTTGTACCGCGAGAGATAGCTAAGCATCCAGCAGTGGTGAAAACCGCTAAGAGGCGAAGGAAGAGCCCCTTAACAATCCTGTTAGATAAGTCTCTTCATTATCATGCAATGAAGGGGTTACCGTTCCAAGAGAAGAGGGGTAGACCAGACATCGTGCACTTGTGCATGGTTGAGGTATTAGAATCACCACTTTGCAGTAAGAGGTACGTGCAGCTCTATCTTCACACCATAGGCGGGCAGGTCATCAAAGTGCGAAGCGACGTTAGGTTGCCCAAGAACTATAATAGGTTCGTGGGCTTAATGGAACAATTACTCGTTTTTGGCAAGGTCCCAGTGAAGGGCGAAGCACTGCTCGAGATCTTGGGAAAGGGATTGAATAAGGTGTTTGAAGACTTCAAGCCTTCGAGAAAGATCCTCTTGTCTGAGGGCGGTAGCAGGGTAACGCCCATGGACCTAGCAGAGAGGGTCTTAAAAGAGGGCGAGAGAGTCGCCATAATGATCGGTGCGTTCCCCCATGGAGACTTTAGCGATGAGGTGAAGAGCATGGCCGATGAAGTGGTATCAATTTACGATGAAGTTCTTGAGGGCTTCGTAGTAACTTCGATATTAATGAGGGCCCTTGAATTTAAGGTAGGCTTGTATAATCTTAATAGAGGAAATGTTTAA
- a CDS encoding translation initiation factor IF-6, with protein MPIEQTTIYGSEYVGAFSLATDKYVLIPKDADEKFRKIVESNLEVPAYRVSIGASPLIGVLAVGNSYGLLLPFITLADEFDFLKKELGVEVSILPSAKTALGNMILANDKAAIVHEDFTKSEMKIIEDVLNVEVVKGSFGGMKLVGSVAVANNKGALLHPLTSDEEAKWVSEVLKVRVDVGTVMMGSYFLRIAMVLNSKGAVIAPSTTGPEIARIEQVLFL; from the coding sequence TTGCCCATAGAGCAGACAACGATATACGGGAGTGAGTACGTAGGAGCCTTTTCGCTAGCGACTGATAAGTACGTATTAATACCAAAGGATGCTGATGAAAAGTTCAGGAAGATCGTCGAAAGCAATCTCGAAGTACCAGCTTATAGAGTAAGTATAGGGGCATCACCACTAATAGGAGTGCTGGCTGTGGGGAACTCTTACGGCTTACTTCTACCATTCATAACTTTAGCAGATGAGTTTGATTTTTTAAAGAAGGAACTTGGAGTCGAGGTATCCATCTTACCCTCGGCTAAGACAGCTCTTGGGAACATGATTTTAGCAAACGACAAGGCAGCAATAGTCCATGAAGATTTCACAAAAAGTGAGATGAAGATCATTGAGGACGTACTTAATGTTGAGGTTGTTAAAGGAAGCTTCGGAGGGATGAAGCTAGTAGGTTCGGTAGCTGTCGCTAACAATAAAGGAGCACTTCTACACCCTTTGACGTCTGATGAGGAGGCAAAGTGGGTGTCCGAGGTGCTGAAAGTTAGAGTTGATGTTGGAACAGTGATGATGGGCTCCTACTTTTTGAGGATAGCAATGGTTTTAAACTCTAAAGGTGCAGTTATAGCACCTAGTACCACCGGTCCTGAGATTGCGAGGATCGAGCAGGTATTGTTCTTGTAG
- a CDS encoding 50S ribosome-binding GTPase, whose translation MRVKEAMASEQPFRRVPQVPSPDKLIDMAFKRATRTTVKVPTRRDRLLIAKLKEIAKIRVVSSLIIERLKGIKDCIPIIENLHPFYRDMFYLVIDSNRFKIAMARVSKASKLIEKLAREYIVKVRSSTTPTEALRLRREFYGRVASIIKELDSDLQTLSNIEKLRRLPSFNFNVPIIIVSGAPNVGKSSFVKCVSTAEPEIAEYPFTTKSVSVGHIIGPRGFIAQIVDTPGLLDRPLEERNKIELQAIIALKNLEGGVVFLIDPTETCGYSLEYQLNVLRSVKEMFKEKPMVVALTKIDIATKEQIQRAQDKLKGEKVFTCNTLECVGVREVVDELLRMVRTSDRS comes from the coding sequence ATGAGAGTGAAAGAAGCTATGGCATCAGAGCAACCGTTTCGTAGAGTCCCTCAAGTACCATCACCTGATAAACTAATAGACATGGCCTTTAAGAGAGCTACACGGACAACAGTTAAGGTGCCCACAAGAAGAGATAGATTACTAATTGCAAAGTTAAAGGAGATAGCAAAGATCAGAGTCGTTTCATCGCTAATAATTGAGAGGTTAAAGGGGATAAAGGATTGTATTCCGATTATAGAGAACCTTCATCCATTCTACAGGGACATGTTCTATTTAGTGATAGACTCCAATAGATTTAAGATAGCCATGGCCAGAGTTTCTAAGGCTTCGAAGCTCATCGAAAAGCTTGCTAGGGAGTACATAGTCAAGGTTAGATCTTCGACCACCCCTACTGAGGCTCTAAGGCTTCGTAGAGAGTTTTATGGTCGAGTAGCCTCAATCATCAAAGAGCTAGACAGCGATCTCCAGACTTTATCAAACATCGAGAAGCTCAGAAGGTTACCTTCATTTAACTTCAACGTCCCCATAATAATCGTGAGCGGGGCTCCAAACGTAGGTAAGTCTTCATTCGTAAAGTGTGTATCAACAGCTGAGCCTGAAATAGCCGAGTACCCATTCACAACTAAGAGCGTGAGCGTGGGACACATAATAGGTCCCAGAGGATTCATAGCGCAAATCGTGGATACTCCTGGTCTTCTTGACAGACCTTTAGAAGAGAGAAATAAGATAGAGTTGCAAGCAATAATAGCATTGAAGAACCTTGAAGGGGGAGTGGTGTTTCTAATAGATCCGACCGAGACTTGCGGGTATAGTCTCGAGTACCAACTTAACGTTTTAAGGAGCGTAAAGGAAATGTTCAAGGAGAAGCCTATGGTGGTGGCGTTGACCAAAATTGATATAGCTACGAAGGAGCAGATCCAAAGAGCTCAAGATAAGCTTAAGGGCGAGAAAGTCTTCACGTGTAACACGCTTGAGTGTGTTGGAGTGAGAGAGGTAGTTGATGAGTTGTTAAGGATGGTGAGGACAAGTGATAGAAGTTGA
- a CDS encoding 50S ribosomal protein L31e, with the protein MERQYTIPLRIVLGTPRWRRAARAIRFVRTFVSRHMKSDDVKLDPKVSEIIWSRGAKKPPKKIKVKVVKYKDGSVKVEPV; encoded by the coding sequence ATTGAGAGACAGTACACGATACCGCTGAGGATAGTCCTGGGAACCCCAAGGTGGAGGAGGGCAGCAAGGGCCATCAGGTTTGTAAGGACCTTCGTATCTAGGCACATGAAGTCAGATGATGTAAAGCTTGACCCCAAGGTATCTGAGATCATATGGAGCAGAGGGGCCAAGAAGCCCCCTAAGAAAATTAAGGTTAAGGTAGTAAAGTACAAGGATGGTTCGGTTAAAGTGGAACCTGTGTGA
- the rpl18a gene encoding 50S ribosomal protein L18Ae gives MDVKTFELRGRMKIKNRWTKFTMTVKALKLEHALEKVYSLLGSRHKLKRFDIKIEEIKELVKVGEERQY, from the coding sequence ATGGACGTTAAAACATTTGAGTTAAGAGGTAGGATGAAGATAAAGAATCGATGGACGAAGTTTACGATGACTGTGAAAGCATTGAAACTAGAGCACGCCCTCGAGAAAGTTTACTCACTATTAGGCAGTAGGCATAAGCTTAAGAGATTTGACATAAAAATTGAAGAAATAAAGGAGTTGGTAAAAGTTGGAGAAGAGCGGCAGTACTAA